Genomic DNA from Trichoderma asperellum chromosome 5, complete sequence:
TCCGCCTCAACGTGCTCAAACCGCGATGGGATGACAGCGTTCTTGACCTCACAACCAGTGACTTCCTCTCTCTTAGTCGCACAGGTCGAATACGAGAGGCTTTTCTCGCTGAGTTGGCCCGCTGCGGCGACTTTAGACTAAGCGCTTCGGGTTCTAGAGTGCAGTACGGCAACTACGAATACATTCTTGAGGTGGAGCGTGAGATTGCCGCTTTTCACGGAGCAGAGACGGCGTGGATTTGTCACTCAGGGTTCTATGCTAATATTGGTGTGCTGGAAGCCATTGCGCTCCCGGGAGATGCTATTGTATTCGATGAATTTTCTCACGCGAGTACGGGCGTTGGCATGAAAGTCAGTGTGGCTGCGCACAAGATCCCATTCCAACATAATAGCGCGGACTCCTTGAGAGATGTTTTAACTTCGCTCAAGGATTTGGATCCAGGATTTACTAAGGGGGAAAAATCTATTCTCATCTGTGTCGAGAGTCTGTATAGCATGGAAGGTGATCTGTGTCCGCTGAAAGAGCTGGTTAGTGTAGCAAAGGAGGTCTTTCCGAATGGGAGCGCGCAGTTCATAATAGATGAAGCGCATAGCAATGGCGTTATTGGCCCTAATGGTGGAGGATTGGTAAGTTCTCAAGTTCATACAATTGTGTCATTCTCAACTTTCTCTGCATTCTCATACTCCTCAAATCgctgctcttcctttctcccACATTCGAGCTGATTTGCTGCATCATAGGTTCAATTACTGGGATTGGAGAAGGAGATCGCTATACGAGTTCACATGTGTAGTAAGGCATTAGGATCAACTGGGGGTAAGTCAACTCTCTCGTCATGTCTGTTATAGACCCACTACTAAAATTCCCACTAGGCGTTATTTTATGTAACCAAACAGTACGGAGTGCTCTTGCTCAGTACTCACGATGTTTGACATACAGTGGTGCACCCTCAGTACCCATGGTCGCTTCCATTCGGGCAGGCTACCAATTGCTATCGAGCGGCCAGACGCAAAAAGTACATACCCTACAAAATTCAGCATACTATTGATATATGACTATGAATACTAactcattttttctttataggAACAAAACCATATCCAAGAAATAGTAAAATACTTCTTCGGATCTCTTCTTGACCACCCCATCTGGCAGGAAGCCATGGATGAAGGTCTCATATCCGTTCCGCTCGCCGAAGACTACGAACAACGCTCTGTACTTTCGCACGTCGTACCCATTAAGGTGAAACCGGGCCatgatttctttctcttcacccacttggccaaggccaacatGAACGCTTATCCCATGGCATATCCCGTTGTACCAAAGGGCACGGCATTGGTCAGAATGTTGTTCCATGCTCATAACACGAAGGAAGAGGTTGATAAGATAATTACTGCCGTCGGTGAGTGGGCGGATGAGATACTGTCAATCGAACGAGGCGAGTCAAAGAATGTCATACCGAGCTCGATGAGAGAATTTCTTGCCATGCAAGGAACGAACGGGTGGGAGTGATGAAAGATTCTTGAAAATTAAGTAATCTAGCATCGAACCATATAGTAACGCCACAATATATTTTGCTCATAATTTTGTAAGTCAAGTGTTTACAAAAATCTAGTGTATCCATCTAGTGATCAACAGAAATAGATATAATGACTGCGCCGGCTTCGTTACCTAACAAATACCGCATAAAACTTCCTCTGCTACAGTTATAAGTGTACAGGGTACTGACCTAATAGTTAGTCTAATCcataaaatatattcttaATTTTCAATCTATTCTTACACTTGATATTAGCCTTATTTGTAGTCAGTCTGGGTCTATTCGGAGTCGTTgatttcttttaattctattttttttccccagctGGCTCTTTGCGTATTGAAATTGATCGCTTCTTACATTTTTCTGCATCATGTTGGTCATTCTCCAATGATTTAATTACCAATAACATCTTATGTGACGCTACAAAGCTGTTTGTCACCATAAGCATCCCCCTTGTTCTATTCTCGAACTTCTACCTTTTGTTAACAGGTATCTCTACTTTTATGAACGACTAATGAATCTGTAAAAGGTTCATGCTAGACAACAAAGGACGTTTAGACACCCTAGTCTAAACTAAGTAGGCCTACTACATAGAGCGACAAGGTGATAGCCGAGCTAGCTTCCATTTTCTATCTGAAGAATTGCATAGTCGAAAGTAAGGTTATCACTTGGTCCCTTGTAATAAATTGAATCTCCTATAAGCAGCGGGTTCTGTTATAGAAATTGCTCCAATTGCGATTATTAGCTTAGTCTTTCACCCTATCTGGCTTAACGGTATAACGGATTGTTATGCCATAATTGTAAGAGGCTGGTGGCCAAGAGATTTATTCTAGCTTTTTGGGCAATGCGACCTAGATTGTATTGGACCCCTGTTGATGACAAGGCTTGTAGCTAACGCTATAGGAAGCGTTTAGGTAGTGCCCTGGGGGTTAGAAAAGATATTGATCAGGCTGCTAAAGATAACTTTACTCCATTATCTTAGAGAGCTATAGGGCTTGAGGTCAAGTCCTGGAGGGAGTATATATCAGTTGTAACAGATGAAACCTTCTTCAAGCAGCTGGTTTTATTCCAGTAATTGCTACAATTGCGATTATTGACCCAATCCTCTACActgtttggcttaacggtaCGACAGATTGTTACAATATGCAAAGTTGTTCACAAATTAGTTATCGAGTATCAGTCTAGCACCAATTGACtctataggtatattttaaataagggACTTGATTTAAAGACGGCATATCCAGTATGCAAGCATGTGTATTCAATATTTAAAACAGCATGCTTTGTGAAAGAAGATTCGTATACCATCAATTGATATAATATACggtattttactataatataacaCTGATCTACAATacaataaaagcttatttgcTATAATAGAGCGCATATTcgctataatataaaaccTTTGGCAATAATACAGTATAgacattataaatatagcgcttgtttactataatatagtgCTTTTATTTAGGGACGGCTTATCCGGTATTCAAGCACCCCGGCGTATTTGGTATCTAAAATAGCAGGGCTTGTAGAGGgaagtttttatagttttagccCCTATAATACAGGGCCTTccactataatatagtactTATCCGCTGTATTACAGCATATAACCGCTGTTCTACAGCACTTAtctactataatacagcaATGATCTGTTATAATACAGAATTTATTTACAATAATATAGCGTTTATTTACtctaatatatattatattgctatattataaattaaattatataaataattgaATACATATTTATAGAACTTTATatgttttacttttatttataactaaTATAAATGTTACTATTCTAAATTTGAAATAAACCTCTTTGAATACTAGATAAGCCGTCCTTTTATtcatttaataaactatttcaTTGATTATGTTTTAATCGAGGCTAGGAAAGAAATAATGCAGCAGTGCATTCCTTGTGAATTTGCGAGTACCATTTGTGTATTAAGTAAGTGTCCTTTGTGGCTGACAGCGCTCTGTGCAGGCATGGCGTTAACCCTCTAATGGATGATACTACTCCGAGAATAGCCTCGATCCCTATCAAATATAATTCCACCATCTTAGCCTTCGGAAGGACAACCCTCCGCACAAGCATAGCGAAATCCTTCCCTGGCTGACAGTACTCCGCACGTCACTTTGTTAATATCCTTATGGCTGACAGTACTTCATACAGGTACAGAGTAAATCTTCTTGTGGCTGACATTGCATGATTAGCGCTAGTACCGCTCAAAACAATTACCTAAGCGCTTCAACAACTGCGCAACCGCTAACAAATTATCAAGGCTATTATGCTGATGGTATTACTTTGTATAATGTTTGAAAATAAGGCTATCTGTTCCCTGTTCCAATAGCGATCTCTTAGCTCTCTGGATCGGCCTAAAATTTCTGGTTCAACGTGTAAAACAGCATACGCCGCGTAAATTCTTAGCCCAGAGGTTACAGAGATACGAGGTATCTCGTTCGCTCGTAGACTATGCTTTTTTGGGTAACACAGATGTATCACGCCGTTTCTAGCTGTTGGTAAATTGGTCGGGACCTGAGTGTTTGTAGCGGACAGTGGTTATGCCGACATTTGCTGATACTCCCCACGGGAGTAATAACTCTCCGGACACAATATGCTCTCAAGTTGAAGTTTTTCTGACTTGAAAATGAGACTCTAATCCAAATATTTATCACTTCATATACATTTCAATTAAGCATCAACACAACTTCAGATCTTCACCAATGGCTACCAGTGGCTCTATTGTTGTTTCGAGGTCTTTACCAGTAATTCACCTGGACCTCCTTCGAGCGGAGAATGATTCAGAGTGTAAGAAGTTGCTCAATGCTTGTCAAACCTACGGATTCCTCTACCTTGATT
This window encodes:
- a CDS encoding putative secondary metabolism biosynthetic enzyme (antiSMASH:Cluster_5.1~SMCOG1109:8-amino-7-oxononanoate synthase), with protein sequence MVYYESLFKEMLQGQELRRPAMKKSEPAFFQRLEQAMDVHREKIRLNVLKPRWDDSVLDLTTSDFLSLSRTGRIREAFLAELARCGDFRLSASGSRVQYGNYEYILEVEREIAAFHGAETAWICHSGFYANIGVLEAIALPGDAIVFDEFSHASTGVGMKVSVAAHKIPFQHNSADSLRDVLTSLKDLDPGFTKGEKSILICVESLYSMEGDLCPLKELVSVAKEVFPNGSAQFIIDEAHSNGVIGPNGGGLVQLLGLEKEIAIRVHMCSKALGSTGGVILCNQTVRSALAQYSRCLTYSGAPSVPMVASIRAGYQLLSSGQTQKEQNHIQEIVKYFFGSLLDHPIWQEAMDEGLISVPLAEDYEQRSVLSHVVPIKVKPGHDFFLFTHLAKANMNAYPMAYPVVPKGTALVRMLFHAHNTKEEVDKIITAVGEWADEILSIERGESKNVIPSSMREFLAMQGTNGWE